DNA sequence from the Acidobacteriota bacterium genome:
ACTCCCTGGGCGGGCGTCTGGCGCTGGCCCTGCTCGTGCGCCATCCGCGTCTGTTCGCGGGCGCAACCTTGATCGGTGCCAACCCGGGCATCGGCGACGAGGGCGAACGGGCCGAACGTCGCGAGGCGGACGGGAAGTGGGCACGCCTGATCGAAGAACGAGGTCTGGACGAGTTCGACCGCGAGTGGTCAAGGCTGTCCTTGTTCGGGAGTCAGTCCCGGCTCGAGCCCGGTGTACTTGAGGAGCAGAGGAGGATCCGGTTCGGTCACGGCCGTGTTGTGCTCGCGTCGGCGATGAGGACACTCAGCCTGGGCGCGATGCCGGACTACCGGCCCTTCCTGTCCTCGATCTCTTGCCCGGTCGAGTTGATCGCCGGCAGTCTGGACTCGAAGTTCATCGGTCTGGCGCGCCAGATGGCCGGAGTCCTTCCGGCGGCCACGGTCCGCATCGTCGACGGTGTTGGCCACAATGTTCCCCTGGAGGCGCCGGCGCGATTGGCCGGGCTCCTGAACGCCGCTACGGGGCGAACGCTCCGCGGCCGTTCCGGTGATGGGAGCCGTTGTAGTGTCGCCGATCGAAGGAGGCGCGGGGGATGAGTGGAGAATCGCACCAGGAATGGCGGAGTGGCGGTGACTACACCGATATCCGCTACGAGAAGTCCTATGTCGACGGTGAGCCGGAGGGGATCGCCAAGATCACGATCAACCGGCCGGAGGTGCGCAACGCGTTCCGTCCGCTGACGGTGCAGGAGATGAGCGCGGCGGTGGACGTGGCCCGCGATGACGGTGAGGTAGGCGTCGTCATTCTCACCGGCGAAGGGCCAATGGCGTTCTGTTCGGGAGGCGATCAGCGGATTCGCGGCGATGCCGGCTACGTCGGCGACGACGGTGTGCCTCGTCTGAACGTGCTCGACCTGCAGCGGCAGATCCGCACGTTGCCGAAGCCGGTTGTGGCGATGGTCGCCGGCTACGCAATCGGCGGCGGGCACGTGCTGCACATGATCTGCGACCTGACGATCGCGGCGGAGAACGCGCGTTTCGGTCAGACCGGTCCGCGCGTGGGCAGCTTCGACGGCGGTTACGGCGCCTCCTACATGTCGCGGATCGTGGGCCAGAAGAAGGCGCGGGAGATCTGGTTCCTGTGCCGCCAGTACGATGCGCGTCAGGCGCTGGACATGGGTCTGGTCAACACGGTCGTGCCGCTCGAGCGGCTCGAGGAGGAGACGCTCCAGTGGTGCCGGGAGATGCTGGCGAACAGTCCGATGGCGCTGCGCTGCCTGAAGGCGGCGATGAACGCGGACTGCGACGGTCAGGCGGGTCTCCAGGAGCTGGCCGGGAACGCGACGCTGCTGTTCTACATGACGCAGGAGGGGCAGGAGGGGCGTCAGGCGTTCCTCGAGAAACGCAAGCCCGACTTCTCGAAGTTCCAGCGCTATCCATGACCGGGCGCGGAGGCGTCCGCGCCTGGGTACTGGCGAGCCGGCCGAAGACGCTGTGGGCCGCCGTGACGCCGGTGATGGTCGGGACGGCCTGCGCCATCTCGGTTTCCGGCTTTGCC
Encoded proteins:
- a CDS encoding alpha/beta fold hydrolase — protein: MTTAVLIHGFSGSPKSWRSVRARLDVASCVPAVCGHGGGRPTAPTVPPGPSFEAEVDRLASVIGKTAPAPRYLAGYSLGGRLALALLVRHPRLFAGATLIGANPGIGDEGERAERREADGKWARLIEERGLDEFDREWSRLSLFGSQSRLEPGVLEEQRRIRFGHGRVVLASAMRTLSLGAMPDYRPFLSSISCPVELIAGSLDSKFIGLARQMAGVLPAATVRIVDGVGHNVPLEAPARLAGLLNAATGRTLRGRSGDGSRCSVADRRRRGG
- the menB gene encoding 1,4-dihydroxy-2-naphthoyl-CoA synthase — encoded protein: MSGESHQEWRSGGDYTDIRYEKSYVDGEPEGIAKITINRPEVRNAFRPLTVQEMSAAVDVARDDGEVGVVILTGEGPMAFCSGGDQRIRGDAGYVGDDGVPRLNVLDLQRQIRTLPKPVVAMVAGYAIGGGHVLHMICDLTIAAENARFGQTGPRVGSFDGGYGASYMSRIVGQKKAREIWFLCRQYDARQALDMGLVNTVVPLERLEEETLQWCREMLANSPMALRCLKAAMNADCDGQAGLQELAGNATLLFYMTQEGQEGRQAFLEKRKPDFSKFQRYP